In one window of Vibrio pelagius DNA:
- a CDS encoding pirin family protein, which translates to MENRRITQIIGAQATSDGDGVKIQRVAGFNNANFSPFLMVDELKSDESKDYVGGFPPHPHRGIETLTYMLQGHFQHKDHMGNVGELRSGGAQWMAAGRGVIHSEMPMMEEGSLHGFQIWINQPARNKMKPAQYHDFQSDTVTEFRSEKVGLLRLIAGNTSIEGTPLSGPLQTTGVPLTISDWRAQLGQVARLTTERHHNAFVYVYKGLVELGSQTLVAGQLALLSKADTLEIKAKKESGVLIFSGEPINEPVVHYGPFVMNSMEEIEQTIHDFNNGVFETY; encoded by the coding sequence ATGGAAAATCGACGTATTACCCAAATCATAGGTGCACAAGCAACGTCTGACGGCGATGGTGTGAAGATCCAACGAGTAGCAGGTTTTAACAACGCCAACTTTTCTCCCTTCTTGATGGTTGATGAACTCAAATCCGACGAGAGTAAAGATTACGTAGGTGGCTTTCCTCCTCACCCTCACCGAGGTATTGAAACACTGACTTACATGCTTCAAGGTCACTTCCAGCACAAAGACCATATGGGTAATGTTGGTGAGCTTCGTAGTGGCGGAGCTCAATGGATGGCAGCTGGTCGCGGGGTGATTCACAGTGAAATGCCGATGATGGAAGAGGGTTCTCTGCATGGGTTCCAAATTTGGATAAACCAACCCGCTCGCAACAAGATGAAACCCGCTCAGTACCATGACTTTCAAAGTGACACGGTAACGGAATTCCGCAGCGAAAAAGTCGGACTGTTGCGTCTTATTGCCGGCAACACATCAATTGAAGGCACTCCGTTAAGCGGGCCGTTACAAACCACAGGCGTACCACTTACTATTAGTGACTGGCGCGCACAATTGGGCCAAGTAGCAAGACTGACCACAGAACGCCACCACAATGCATTCGTTTATGTTTATAAAGGTTTGGTTGAGTTAGGCTCACAAACTTTAGTTGCAGGACAATTGGCGTTATTGAGCAAGGCTGACACTCTGGAGATAAAAGCGAAAAAAGAGTCTGGTGTGCTGATTTTTTCAGGAGAGCCCATTAATGAGCCCGTTGTTCACTACGGACCGTTTGTAATGAATAGCATGGAAGAGATCGAACAAACTATCCATGACTTTAATAATGGCGTCTTTGAAACCTATTAA
- a CDS encoding pyrimidine/purine nucleoside phosphorylase, translated as MIKENTYFDGGVKSLGFSQEGEDVSVGVMQAGEFTFGTAAPERMTVVKGALTIKRVGEDDWSTFKSGDSFEVAGDSSFDVKVEEATAYLCEYL; from the coding sequence ATGATTAAAGAAAATACCTATTTCGATGGTGGCGTTAAGTCTCTTGGTTTTTCACAAGAGGGTGAAGATGTTAGTGTAGGTGTGATGCAAGCGGGTGAGTTTACGTTTGGTACTGCTGCCCCAGAAAGAATGACAGTAGTAAAAGGTGCACTAACGATTAAGCGTGTAGGTGAAGATGATTGGTCGACGTTTAAATCGGGTGATTCGTTTGAAGTGGCAGGTGACTCTTCTTTCGACGTTAAGGTTGAAGAAGCAACAGCTTACCTTTGTGAGTACCTGTAA
- a CDS encoding DUF2850 domain-containing protein — translation MGKKDFKSRDLLTQALFYLLLLAGLIVAVFASYTAYQTHQKFIDPSNVYGTWIEVGAPPYDTDILSLSEQGVVMNHRLISTNFKFNGKTITINTGSGETVYAISGTYDSPQLKRLVPNIPTQQFVKEGYEHTAIPLNSSAVQQRRASLAEQFRK, via the coding sequence ATGGGAAAAAAGGATTTTAAAAGTAGGGATTTATTAACACAGGCGCTGTTTTACCTGCTTTTATTGGCTGGCCTTATCGTAGCCGTCTTTGCCAGTTATACCGCTTATCAAACGCATCAGAAATTCATCGATCCAAGCAATGTCTACGGCACATGGATTGAGGTAGGTGCGCCTCCTTATGACACCGATATCCTCTCGCTATCAGAGCAAGGGGTGGTGATGAACCACCGCCTGATCAGTACCAACTTCAAGTTCAATGGCAAAACCATCACCATCAACACCGGCTCTGGAGAAACCGTGTATGCGATAAGTGGCACCTACGATTCGCCTCAGCTTAAACGCTTGGTCCCAAATATTCCTACACAGCAGTTTGTAAAGGAGGGCTATGAACACACGGCTATCCCTCTAAATAGCAGCGCAGTGCAGCAAAGACGTGCTTCATTGGCCGAACAATTCAGAAAATAA
- a CDS encoding glycosyl hydrolase family 18 protein, whose translation MIRLNTCATAIALALSGTALAAPTAPSIDMYGSNNLQFSKIELAMETTSGYNDMVKYHDKAKIAVKFNQWSGTSGDTYNIYFDGVKVATGAITGSQTTASFEYGQGGLYQMEIEACDATGCSKSAPAQITIADTDGSHLAPLTMNIDPNNKTYNTDSNTVVGTYFVEWGIYGRDYTVDNIPADNLTHILYGFIPICGPNESVKSVGGNSFNALMTACKGVNDYEVVIHDPWAAFQKSFNQAGHEYSTPIKGNYAMMMALKQRNPDLKIIPSIGGWTLSDPFFDFTTKANRDTFVASVKKFLNTWKFYDGVDIDWEFPGGGGAAADLGDPVNDGPAYIALMAELRAMLDELEAETGRTYELTSAIGVGYDKIEDVNYGEAIQYMDYIFAMTYDFYGGWNNVLGHQTALNCGNFMRPGQCDGSGIDENGEPYKGPAYTTDNGIQLLLAQGVPANKLVVGTAMYGRGWKGVLPSTLSDPTDPMTGVGNGKLKGSTAQGVWEDGVIDYKGIKANMLGANNQGINGFEYGYDEQAEAPYVWNRTSGQLITFDDDRSVKAKGAYVRSLGLAGLFSWEIDADNGDILNAMHEGLAGGTTNPVNRKPTASAGADQSVEGPASVSLDGSASKDSDGTIASYAWSQVSGTAVTLANANAAVASFDVAEVAQQETLTFSLTVTDNEGATSTDTVVVTVTPKNTVPVNTAPVAAIYAPAEVNAGDVVVVDASGSTDADNDALSFTWDIPSELNATVQGASVSFVAAEYTQDTLLNFSVTVSDGTETSVASASVKILKKTTGGGTCSNAWDADTIYNGGDQVTQGNTLWEAKWWTKGDDPSQSGQWGVWKEIGPASCAN comes from the coding sequence ATGATTCGTTTAAACACGTGTGCGACCGCCATAGCACTAGCGCTATCAGGCACCGCACTGGCCGCACCTACCGCACCAAGCATTGATATGTATGGTTCCAATAACCTGCAGTTCTCTAAGATTGAACTTGCGATGGAGACCACCTCTGGCTACAACGACATGGTTAAATACCACGACAAAGCCAAGATAGCGGTTAAGTTTAACCAATGGAGTGGCACCTCTGGCGACACGTACAACATCTATTTTGATGGCGTAAAAGTGGCGACGGGCGCGATCACCGGCAGTCAAACCACCGCGTCATTTGAATACGGCCAAGGTGGCTTATATCAAATGGAAATTGAGGCTTGTGACGCGACAGGATGTAGCAAAAGTGCACCAGCACAAATCACCATTGCCGATACCGATGGTTCTCACCTTGCTCCACTCACTATGAACATCGACCCAAACAATAAGACTTACAACACTGATTCCAATACGGTAGTGGGTACTTACTTTGTTGAATGGGGCATTTATGGTCGAGACTATACTGTCGACAACATACCTGCTGATAATCTGACCCACATCCTTTACGGCTTTATCCCAATCTGTGGTCCGAATGAGTCAGTGAAATCCGTCGGTGGCAACAGCTTCAACGCGCTCATGACAGCGTGTAAAGGCGTCAATGATTATGAAGTTGTAATTCACGACCCTTGGGCTGCCTTCCAAAAAAGCTTTAACCAGGCGGGCCATGAATACAGCACGCCTATCAAAGGCAACTACGCGATGATGATGGCTTTGAAACAGCGCAATCCAGACTTGAAAATCATCCCTTCTATCGGTGGCTGGACTCTGTCTGATCCTTTCTTTGATTTTACGACCAAAGCCAACCGAGACACTTTCGTCGCTTCTGTTAAAAAATTCTTAAACACCTGGAAGTTCTACGACGGTGTTGATATCGATTGGGAATTCCCAGGTGGTGGCGGTGCTGCAGCTGATTTGGGAGACCCAGTGAACGATGGTCCTGCTTACATCGCTTTAATGGCTGAGCTGCGTGCAATGCTAGACGAGCTCGAAGCTGAAACTGGCCGTACCTATGAGCTCACATCTGCGATTGGGGTTGGTTATGACAAAATCGAAGACGTGAACTACGGCGAAGCGATTCAGTACATGGATTACATCTTCGCAATGACCTACGACTTCTACGGCGGCTGGAACAACGTGCTAGGTCATCAAACGGCACTCAACTGCGGTAACTTCATGCGTCCTGGCCAATGTGATGGCAGTGGCATTGATGAAAATGGCGAACCGTACAAAGGACCAGCCTACACCACAGACAATGGTATTCAGTTACTACTGGCTCAGGGCGTGCCTGCAAACAAGTTGGTGGTTGGTACAGCAATGTATGGTCGAGGTTGGAAAGGTGTACTTCCATCGACTCTGAGCGATCCGACAGATCCAATGACAGGCGTGGGTAACGGTAAGCTTAAGGGCAGCACTGCACAAGGTGTGTGGGAAGATGGCGTCATCGACTACAAAGGTATTAAAGCCAATATGCTTGGGGCAAACAATCAAGGCATTAATGGCTTTGAGTACGGCTATGACGAACAAGCGGAAGCACCTTACGTCTGGAACCGTACCTCAGGCCAGCTGATCACCTTTGATGACGACCGCTCTGTGAAAGCGAAAGGGGCTTATGTGCGTAGCCTTGGCTTAGCTGGTCTATTCTCTTGGGAGATTGATGCAGACAATGGAGATATCTTAAATGCGATGCACGAAGGCTTAGCTGGCGGTACGACAAACCCAGTTAACCGCAAACCAACCGCATCGGCAGGTGCAGACCAATCAGTTGAAGGTCCAGCTTCTGTTTCTCTAGATGGCAGCGCTTCAAAAGACAGCGATGGCACCATTGCGAGTTACGCTTGGTCTCAAGTGAGCGGCACAGCAGTAACACTGGCTAACGCTAATGCCGCTGTTGCAAGCTTCGATGTTGCTGAAGTCGCTCAACAAGAAACACTGACGTTCAGCCTAACGGTAACGGACAATGAAGGCGCAACCTCGACAGACACTGTGGTTGTAACAGTGACACCGAAGAACACTGTGCCAGTTAACACAGCTCCGGTCGCTGCTATCTACGCACCGGCTGAAGTCAATGCTGGCGATGTTGTGGTCGTGGATGCTTCGGGCTCAACCGATGCAGACAACGACGCATTGAGCTTCACTTGGGATATACCATCAGAGCTTAATGCAACGGTACAAGGTGCCTCTGTAAGTTTCGTTGCCGCTGAGTACACTCAAGACACACTGCTGAACTTCTCTGTTACTGTCAGCGATGGAACCGAAACCTCTGTGGCTTCAGCTTCGGTGAAGATTCTTAAGAAAACGACGGGCGGTGGCACATGTAGCAATGCTTGGGATGCGGACACTATCTACAATGGTGGCGACCAAGTGACTCAAGGCAATACGCTTTGGGAAGCGAAATGGTGGACCAAAGGAGACGATCCTTCACAATCTGGCCAATGGGGTGTTTGGAAAGAAATTGGCCCAGCAAGCTGCGCTAACTAA
- a CDS encoding alpha/beta hydrolase, whose translation MSDKIYFNTSTKFSIKRSLIGATTNLHYIIAPGHAKKTARKLLLTPVRSEPKNSEPQGLIKGEVATRDGVLKTYTLGSGPVWVLTHGWSGTASQFYPLMEHIAAKGFTALAYDHPAHGGSDGVYGHIPAFVNGLEAILDTIEDVAGLVGHSMGTASALECKHAKLESKPLLLIAPVLDYLDNLFGSVARSGYSMKLFEAVVGEVEEQFNYPIQSVDPYGKLALRQSNTIIVHDEKDKFTKYSVSERAANEMERVTLVTTQGQGHGRVMKCPQVFESFDALI comes from the coding sequence ATGAGTGACAAAATTTATTTCAACACCTCGACAAAATTCAGCATTAAACGCAGCCTGATTGGTGCGACAACTAACTTGCACTACATTATTGCCCCAGGCCACGCCAAGAAAACCGCGCGTAAGCTGCTACTGACGCCTGTGCGTTCAGAGCCGAAAAACAGCGAGCCACAAGGTTTGATTAAAGGTGAAGTTGCAACCCGCGACGGTGTGCTAAAAACCTATACACTTGGTAGTGGCCCTGTTTGGGTTCTGACGCATGGTTGGTCGGGTACGGCAAGTCAGTTTTACCCTCTAATGGAACACATTGCGGCCAAAGGCTTTACCGCGCTTGCTTACGATCACCCAGCTCATGGTGGTAGTGATGGTGTTTATGGTCACATCCCTGCATTTGTGAACGGTTTGGAAGCCATTCTAGATACCATAGAAGACGTTGCTGGTTTAGTCGGACACAGTATGGGTACCGCTTCGGCTCTGGAGTGCAAACACGCGAAGCTTGAGAGCAAACCACTGCTTCTGATAGCACCAGTACTGGATTACCTAGACAACTTGTTCGGCAGCGTGGCTCGTTCTGGTTACTCAATGAAACTGTTTGAAGCTGTGGTGGGTGAAGTTGAAGAGCAGTTTAACTACCCAATCCAATCGGTTGACCCTTACGGCAAACTGGCGCTTCGTCAATCGAATACGATCATCGTGCACGATGAAAAAGATAAGTTCACCAAGTACTCAGTCTCTGAGCGCGCTGCAAACGAGATGGAGCGAGTGACTTTGGTGACCACGCAAGGTCAAGGACATGGTCGAGTGATGAAGTGCCCACAAGTCTTTGAAAGCTTCGACGCATTGATTTGA
- a CDS encoding TetR/AcrR family transcriptional regulator, translating into MSKGKITKEHILSHAFALASENGLESLTIGELAKQCGMSKSGLFAHFNSKENMQLAVLEYSNQVFTERVIMPARELGDGDIEVKLKQLLDNWLGWNHSFQGSCMFIDAWKDVGSDKSVIQQALQKSIAVWIDYLTIQITKAIDNQQFRADLKPKQAIFELYGLYLSANLFYSLHGQQASHSHFWSGVERLISSWKR; encoded by the coding sequence ATGAGTAAAGGAAAAATTACAAAAGAGCATATATTAAGTCATGCATTTGCTTTGGCGAGCGAGAATGGTTTGGAGAGTCTGACCATCGGCGAGCTGGCGAAGCAATGCGGCATGTCGAAAAGTGGTCTTTTTGCTCATTTCAATTCTAAAGAGAACATGCAGTTAGCGGTACTTGAATACTCGAATCAAGTGTTCACTGAACGCGTCATCATGCCCGCCCGTGAGTTAGGTGATGGTGATATTGAGGTGAAACTCAAACAGTTACTCGACAACTGGCTTGGTTGGAATCACTCTTTTCAAGGCAGTTGTATGTTTATTGATGCATGGAAAGATGTAGGTAGTGATAAGTCGGTTATCCAGCAAGCATTGCAGAAATCGATAGCGGTTTGGATTGACTACCTGACGATTCAGATAACCAAAGCTATCGATAATCAGCAATTTCGAGCCGACTTGAAACCTAAACAGGCCATCTTTGAGTTGTATGGCTTGTATTTAAGCGCGAATTTATTTTACTCGCTGCACGGCCAACAGGCGAGCCACAGCCATTTTTGGAGTGGGGTAGAGCGCTTAATCTCGAGTTGGAAGCGCTAA
- a CDS encoding AEC family transporter codes for MTSLWQQFAFSASITGPICLMLVLGVMLKRVGLINENFIDVASKVVFQVTLPAMLFLSIVQSDHDFAASGKLVVFGVVANFLFFLFTTLSTRLAFAEPKDQGVIVQGGFRANTAIIGLAYVANIYGNDGVALAAIYVASLTVLYNIQAVVALTPKGQESGQQAVQVIVKTLTKNPLIIAILLGVVFYALAIPVPKMVSDAGQYFANMTLPLALLCTGGSLDIGSLKKDQTSTWFATSYKLVLAPLAITLAALLFGFKEQELGLIFLMSSAPTAAASYVMARAMGGNSTLAANIIALTTVMSLITCTLGIFTLKATGLI; via the coding sequence ATGACTTCACTTTGGCAACAATTCGCGTTTTCAGCCTCGATCACTGGGCCTATCTGTCTGATGTTGGTACTCGGTGTCATGCTCAAACGTGTTGGGTTGATCAATGAGAACTTTATCGACGTCGCCTCAAAAGTGGTTTTCCAAGTCACCCTTCCAGCGATGTTGTTCTTGAGTATCGTTCAATCTGATCACGATTTCGCTGCCAGCGGTAAGCTCGTGGTGTTCGGAGTCGTCGCAAACTTTCTGTTCTTCCTATTTACTACGCTGTCCACTCGCCTAGCTTTTGCAGAACCAAAAGATCAAGGTGTCATCGTGCAAGGGGGCTTTAGAGCGAACACCGCCATCATAGGTTTAGCCTACGTAGCGAATATTTACGGTAATGATGGCGTTGCACTGGCTGCAATTTATGTCGCTTCTTTAACTGTGCTGTATAACATTCAAGCCGTAGTCGCTCTGACACCAAAAGGCCAAGAGTCCGGCCAACAAGCGGTACAAGTTATCGTAAAAACCCTGACCAAGAACCCTTTGATCATCGCTATCTTGCTTGGAGTCGTGTTCTATGCATTGGCGATTCCCGTTCCCAAAATGGTGTCTGATGCGGGTCAGTACTTTGCCAACATGACGCTGCCGCTCGCCCTTTTATGTACTGGTGGGTCGTTAGATATTGGCTCTCTAAAGAAAGACCAAACCTCCACTTGGTTTGCCACTAGCTATAAATTGGTACTGGCTCCACTCGCTATTACTCTCGCGGCACTACTTTTTGGCTTTAAAGAGCAAGAGCTGGGACTGATCTTCCTTATGAGTTCAGCCCCAACCGCCGCCGCAAGCTATGTGATGGCGCGCGCAATGGGGGGAAACTCAACCTTAGCAGCCAATATCATTGCGCTGACAACAGTGATGTCACTAATCACTTGCACGCTGGGTATATTCACTTTGAAAGCAACTGGATTGATATAG
- a CDS encoding acyltransferase, which produces MSTTSSKSSTYIASLELGRVVAILAIIGLHCQMALSYALIDEVPWVGYTLNQAARFAVPLFFLISGYLIQPKLTCSPWETLINYSKPLLKVWLAWSIISLLMPFNLGKVMEVGYLAEREGYWGFLMSTPLNSLFEGGLVHLWFIPALICAVAILALLIEMKLTKAILPLALVLYLYGVLAGSYAPLTELEAPIFTRNGPFFSTLLVAVGFMIRQNSWRLTSMQSIAMAVLGMAIHFGEAAWLMGYDVAFNINDFLAGTALWGIGVFMWLLANPTVGDKRWIQAISSRMLGIYVSHLLLIIVMFNICGMLGITGLSKDVLTYSMTIILSFGLVVVLEKSPLRSVLLR; this is translated from the coding sequence ATGTCTACAACTAGTTCAAAATCGTCTACATATATTGCCAGCCTAGAGTTAGGTCGTGTGGTCGCTATTTTGGCGATCATCGGCTTACACTGCCAAATGGCCCTCTCTTATGCGTTAATCGATGAGGTTCCATGGGTAGGTTATACCCTCAACCAAGCGGCTCGTTTTGCCGTACCGTTGTTCTTCCTCATTTCCGGTTACCTTATTCAGCCTAAGCTTACGTGCTCGCCATGGGAAACTTTGATAAATTATTCCAAACCACTGCTTAAGGTTTGGTTAGCTTGGAGCATCATTAGCTTATTGATGCCGTTCAATCTCGGTAAAGTAATGGAAGTTGGCTACCTAGCCGAGCGAGAAGGCTACTGGGGCTTCCTGATGTCGACACCACTGAATAGCTTATTCGAAGGGGGTTTAGTGCACTTATGGTTTATCCCCGCCCTCATCTGTGCGGTTGCGATTCTCGCACTGCTCATCGAAATGAAGCTAACCAAAGCGATCTTGCCTTTGGCGCTAGTGTTATACCTCTACGGCGTCTTGGCGGGTAGTTACGCACCTTTGACTGAATTGGAAGCGCCGATTTTCACACGCAATGGTCCCTTCTTTAGCACACTGTTAGTCGCTGTTGGCTTTATGATTCGACAAAACAGTTGGCGACTCACTTCGATGCAATCCATCGCGATGGCCGTATTAGGAATGGCAATCCACTTTGGCGAAGCGGCTTGGTTGATGGGATATGATGTCGCATTCAATATCAATGACTTCTTAGCGGGCACGGCACTGTGGGGCATCGGCGTGTTTATGTGGTTGCTTGCAAACCCAACCGTCGGTGACAAGCGTTGGATTCAGGCTATTTCCAGCCGTATGCTTGGTATTTATGTTAGCCATCTACTGCTGATCATCGTGATGTTTAATATCTGCGGAATGCTCGGTATTACAGGCTTGTCTAAGGATGTTCTCACGTACAGCATGACGATAATTCTCAGCTTCGGCTTAGTCGTCGTGCTTGAGAAAAGCCCTTTGCGCAGTGTGCTACTTCGCTAA
- a CDS encoding START domain-containing protein, with product MTLLRLITLGFFTYSTLVFATPWTFVKSDDGITIHKRDHGNGLVEIRAQMQVETSYSGFLLLLEDSDNVPNWIDNVSHTEVLMQISANENIVYTQFKAPWPARDRDMVTYSKYEVEEGQFTLTIKDASNYLAKESGYIRIRDVDAVWTLQPLTNGFTHINYIAYANAGGILPDWLMNRLSANNAFSTFQKLKRQLPKYQGKQHPNLSQ from the coding sequence ATGACACTATTGCGGCTCATTACGCTTGGCTTTTTCACCTATTCAACACTTGTTTTTGCCACTCCTTGGACTTTTGTAAAAAGTGACGATGGGATAACAATCCATAAACGCGACCACGGCAATGGCTTGGTAGAAATACGAGCTCAAATGCAAGTCGAGACCAGCTACTCCGGTTTCCTGCTATTACTTGAAGACAGCGATAACGTGCCCAACTGGATCGATAATGTGTCCCACACTGAAGTGCTGATGCAGATCTCTGCCAACGAAAACATTGTCTATACCCAATTCAAAGCCCCATGGCCAGCCCGAGATAGAGACATGGTGACCTACTCCAAATATGAAGTGGAAGAGGGTCAATTTACTCTGACTATTAAAGACGCGTCGAACTACCTTGCAAAAGAGTCTGGCTATATCCGCATTCGCGATGTGGACGCTGTATGGACACTGCAACCTCTCACTAACGGCTTCACACACATCAACTACATAGCTTATGCAAACGCCGGGGGCATATTACCTGATTGGCTAATGAATCGCTTGTCGGCAAACAACGCCTTTAGCACCTTTCAAAAACTCAAACGTCAGTTGCCAAAGTACCAAGGGAAACAGCACCCCAACTTAAGCCAATAG
- a CDS encoding MAPEG family protein, with protein MVTALYASLLALIMLWLAIEVIKQRRKNQVAHADGGVESLQIARSAQSNAMDYIPITVILMALLEFNGANVWLIHIIGIAFIVGRIIHGKSILARSLKGRKRGMYLTFGSMVSLVVLNLIYLPFDKLM; from the coding sequence ATGGTTACAGCGTTATATGCCTCTTTACTCGCCCTTATTATGCTTTGGTTAGCCATTGAAGTGATCAAGCAGAGAAGGAAGAATCAGGTCGCCCATGCAGATGGTGGTGTTGAATCGCTGCAAATCGCTCGCTCTGCGCAGAGTAATGCGATGGACTATATCCCGATAACTGTGATTCTAATGGCATTGTTAGAGTTCAATGGTGCCAATGTGTGGTTGATTCATATTATCGGTATCGCTTTTATCGTCGGTCGTATTATTCACGGTAAAAGTATTCTGGCGCGTAGTCTAAAAGGCAGAAAGCGAGGCATGTATTTAACCTTTGGCAGCATGGTGTCTCTGGTTGTCCTAAACTTGATTTATCTTCCATTTGATAAACTCATGTAA